The genome window ATTGGTGTTTCTTTCGGTACCTATTATTTCTATTCAACTAATAGGCTCCGCTTATTATCAAGCCATAGGTAAAGCAATTCCCGCTTTAATACTCACACTGCTCCGGATGGCAATTATTTTGGTACCTTTATTACTGATTCTCCCTAATTTTTATGGAGAATTCGGAGTTTGGATCAGTTTCCCTATCGCAGACGTGCTTTCTACCCTTATTACAGCTTATTTTTTATGGAAAGCAATGGGTAAATTAAAACCTGTTTCTAACACAGATTAGTATAATGATCTCGCTTTCGCGAAAGCGAAATTATTAAATATATCCCAACCTTTTTAATGCTATGCATGCATACAATATCTTCGTTTCAAATTAGTCAAAATATGTACAATAAAGAATTTGATGTAAGATGGAGCGATCTAGATGCTAACAGGCACATGGCCAATAGTGCGTATCAAAACTTTATGAGCCACACCCGAATGGCTTTCTTAATAGACAATGATTTTGGGCAGCGAGAAATGGCTCAATATGAAACCGGTCCAGTTATTTTTAATGAAAACATCTTCTACTTTAAAGAAATTCATCAAGGAAAACCAGTTAGGGTAACTTGCGAAGTCACTGGAATGTGTGAAGATGCGAGCATGTTTAGTTTTAGACATAATTTTTACGACTACAAAGGCCGCAATGTCGCCCGAGGTTTAATGACAGGTGCCTGGATGAATCTAAAAGAACGTAAAATTACCGCATTGCATCCTGAACTTTATAAAAGGATTAAAAACTTTCCAAAATCTGAAGACTTTAAGGTTTTAGAAAAAGCAGATATGCGAGCACATGGAGAATTTCCTTCAGATCAGCTGTAGTTAACAGTCGAGCTTTGGTATAAAGAAGGCTTTACTATAATCTGAATTTTACAGCTAACACTATATACAGCAGCGTCTTTTGAAGAAGCAATAGAACGTTCTTTAAAATTAGCGGTTTATCTTACAAATGACTGAAGCGTTTATTCAGTTTTGATAGGCATAACAACCGAAAAACAAGCGCCTTTTCCTTCACTAAAAGCGGTGATGCTACCGTCGTGTTTTTCTACAATATTTTTGGCCAGATAAAGGCCAAGGCCTGTACTAGGTTCTCCATTAGTTCCTAAATGCCCGGGGATGAATTTCTTAAATAGACTTTGTTCGGTCTGCTTGTTGAAACCTATACCATTATCTTGAACGCTAATGGTTACAGTGTCTGCATCTGTTTTTGCAGCTATGTTTATTTCTCCATTTTGATCAGAAAATTTAATAGCATTAGTGATGAGGTTTTCAAAAACCTGCTTCATTCCTAGCGGATGTCCATATATTTTCACGCTATCTGGGATGCTGTTGACCACCTTTAATTGCTTAGCGGCCATGCTTTTTTTATGACCATCAAGTAGGTCATCAATCATTTCTGATACAGCTAGTATTTCAAAATTTTTAAACCCAATCTCGATCTGTTTGGTCTTTAAAACTTTAAGCATGACTTCTAAAAACTTGAGCTGCTTGGAGCCTATTTCTTGTAATAAGTTCAGATTAGCCTCACGCTCTTGCTGATTATCTCCATCTTCTCTTAAAAAATTAATGATCTGTAGTGTCTGTGCCACTGGGGTTCTTAGGTCATGAGAAATCAATTCGGCTATCTCTTGCTTTTCTTTATCAACTTCATCTAGACAAGCGATGGTATATTGAATGTTTCTCAACATTTCACCAACTTCATCAGTGTAGGTTTTTGGAAGATCAGGTACTGTTTCATGCTCTACATAGTCATTCAATGCTGTTTTACCCAAGGTTATGGGAAGCAAAAGGGAATTTAAAACTTTTAGCGTCAAAGCGGTCGCTCCAAGGGTTAAACCTAAAGTGATTAGGATAAAGGCAGTGGTTGAAACCTCCGTAGCAAAAAGAACATAGCAAATGAGACCTAATAAGGGTATGTGGATTCCTAGAAAAGCTACAAAAAGAAATTTATAAGAATACTTGTTAAGAAAGGGTATCTGAGAAAGCAAGTGGTAAATTTTCATAAATAAGCTAATTAGAAAGCGTTATATGCACGTAAGCAATATTAGGATTTAATTTCAAGAGATTCTTATTTTAACTCTTCTATTCGATTAACTCAAAAAAAATCTCCGTCTTTTTTTTGCTACCTGATAGTTGACTAACTTTACCACCAGTTAATTGACTAAAAATCTTCTTAAAAAACTTGTTTTATTTCATCAATTTCTAATGCTATAAATGATTTGAATTCAATGGCTTGTCAGTAAATTATTTTATAGGTTATCTTTTTATTTTTGCCATATGAGATCGATTAAGGATTCTGTGTTTTATAGTGAAGTACTCAAGGAGGTAAATTATCATTTTGGAGATTATTACTTTTTTGATGGTTTCATTGTTTCAGAAATTAAAGAAGGAGCTGACTTCTCTTGGGATAATGCAAAAGTTATTATTGACGAGGCAGCTGCCTATTACAATACTTCTGGAAATGACATTGTTTACATCTCCAACCGAATATTTAAATACAAGATACAACCGGTGCACTGGCTCAGGTTTAGTATGTATGCGTTTACCCTAAAAGGCTATGGTATTGTTGCAACAAATGAAATAGCTTCCAGGAATGCAAAATTTGAGTCTACTTTTGTACGTTCAAAAGTCAAAATATTTAATAACCTTTTTGAGGCTATTCAATGGGCAGCAGCGGTTAATGATAGTAAAAAAGAAGGGATGGTTTAAGCCTTATTTTTCAGGCTAGTTAAGAAGACACCACTAAAAATAAGCAGTCCAGCTACTGCTTTTTGCCAAGTAATGATGTCTTTTCCCAAACCTACTGCTATTATGGTAGCTAGTAAGGGTTGTAAATACACAAATACAGCCACCACACTAGGTTTTAAGGTTCTTATGGCAATAATATTAAGCATATAAGTTCCAAAAGTCGCAAATAAAATGACGTAGCCTATATTTAATAATGTAGTTGTACTCGCCATTGAAAAATCAAACGCTAGTCCCTGTGTGATTCCAAATGGAGTGATTAACAATACACCAAAAAAGTACAGCCATTTCATTAAAGTAAATACGTGATATTTTGCTGTTAGCTTTTTAGCTAAAAGTATATAAAAGGCATAGGAAACTGCGTTTACAAATATCAATAGGTTCCCTAACGTGGGGTTGGATGCTTGAGCACCAGCACCTGTGGATAAAAATATCAAAAAGGCTGCACCAGAAAAGCCTACGAGAATCCCTATAATGCGAGTAGCAAAAAGACGTTCCTTTAAAAACACTGCACTCAACACCAATACGATAATAGGGGTACTTACCATTAATACAGAGGCATTTATAGGTGAGGTGAGGGATAGTCCCCACATAAAAGTCACCATATTGAAACCTACGCCACAAAATGCCGCAAGAGCGATAAGTGGCAACTCTTTAGAAGGAATTCTTTCCTTAGGTCCAGCAAATAAAGATATGATCCAGAAAATAGCACAAGTAGCTACAACTCTATACCAGGTTAATCCAAAAGGCCCTATATGTAGAGGAGTTACTTCTTTTGCCGCAGTAAAATTATAGGCATAAAACAAAGCGACAAAAAAGCCGCAAACAATAGCAATAGAACGTGTATTCATTTAAGAGATGGCTACTTTTGCATCAGCAACTACTTTTTTAGAATTCCCTATAAAAGCTTCACCATTATAAATAAGAATAGGTCGTTTTATAAAGGTATAATGTTCGAGTAATAGCTCTTTATAATCGGTGTCAGAGAGGTCTTTCTCGTGAAGTCCACGACCTCGATACAGCTGTGCCCGTCTATTAAACAGTGCTTCATAAGAACCAGCTTGTTCTTTTAGAAACTTCAATTGTTCAACGGTAAGCGCTTGCTCTTTTGTGTTTTGTAAGGCAACATCTTTAGGAAGGTGTAACTCATTTTTTATGCGCTGGCAGGTGCTACAACTATCTAGATAAATGAATAGATTTTTCATAATGCAAAATTACGATAGCTTTTGGTATAAGAAATATGTTTCATGTGATATTAATTGTGGACAGTGTTGTACTTTCTATTTCTTAGAGAGTATAAAAGTATATGCTGAAGTTGATGCAGCGCAAAAATTCAATTTAAATACGGTTAGAAATTTTAAAAGTTAAAAAAAGAAAATAAAAATGGGTTGACTAATTTCTTAGATCAACCCATAAATTTAAAAAAGCTAGACGGCTAATTCTTTGCTTCGTTAATAAGGTACGGCGTTCTACCGTCGGTAATAATCACTTTACTGTTAGCAGATTTTGACAACTCTATAAAAGCTTCAATACTGCGTATTTTGAGTATTTCTGGTGTAAGACCTTGTGCTAGAATCATCTGCGCATCTCTGGTACCGGTGGCTTCAATGATTTTTCGATCTGCTTCCAGACGTTCTCTTTGTAGAATAAACTCCATTCTCATAGCGTCTTGTTCCGCTTGTAGTTTTTGCTCTATAGAAAAAGAAAGACCTTGAGGCAACTGTATGCTTTTCATGAGAACTGCTTCAATAATAATTCCTTGTGAGGT of Nonlabens sp. Ci31 contains these proteins:
- a CDS encoding acyl-CoA thioesterase, whose translation is MYNKEFDVRWSDLDANRHMANSAYQNFMSHTRMAFLIDNDFGQREMAQYETGPVIFNENIFYFKEIHQGKPVRVTCEVTGMCEDASMFSFRHNFYDYKGRNVARGLMTGAWMNLKERKITALHPELYKRIKNFPKSEDFKVLEKADMRAHGEFPSDQL
- a CDS encoding sensor histidine kinase, translating into MKIYHLLSQIPFLNKYSYKFLFVAFLGIHIPLLGLICYVLFATEVSTTAFILITLGLTLGATALTLKVLNSLLLPITLGKTALNDYVEHETVPDLPKTYTDEVGEMLRNIQYTIACLDEVDKEKQEIAELISHDLRTPVAQTLQIINFLREDGDNQQEREANLNLLQEIGSKQLKFLEVMLKVLKTKQIEIGFKNFEILAVSEMIDDLLDGHKKSMAAKQLKVVNSIPDSVKIYGHPLGMKQVFENLITNAIKFSDQNGEINIAAKTDADTVTISVQDNGIGFNKQTEQSLFKKFIPGHLGTNGEPSTGLGLYLAKNIVEKHDGSITAFSEGKGACFSVVMPIKTE
- a CDS encoding DMT family transporter: MNTRSIAIVCGFFVALFYAYNFTAAKEVTPLHIGPFGLTWYRVVATCAIFWIISLFAGPKERIPSKELPLIALAAFCGVGFNMVTFMWGLSLTSPINASVLMVSTPIIVLVLSAVFLKERLFATRIIGILVGFSGAAFLIFLSTGAGAQASNPTLGNLLIFVNAVSYAFYILLAKKLTAKYHVFTLMKWLYFFGVLLITPFGITQGLAFDFSMASTTTLLNIGYVILFATFGTYMLNIIAIRTLKPSVVAVFVYLQPLLATIIAVGLGKDIITWQKAVAGLLIFSGVFLTSLKNKA
- a CDS encoding arsenate reductase family protein, encoding MKNLFIYLDSCSTCQRIKNELHLPKDVALQNTKEQALTVEQLKFLKEQAGSYEALFNRRAQLYRGRGLHEKDLSDTDYKELLLEHYTFIKRPILIYNGEAFIGNSKKVVADAKVAIS